The following coding sequences lie in one Mercenaria mercenaria strain notata chromosome 5, MADL_Memer_1, whole genome shotgun sequence genomic window:
- the LOC123557255 gene encoding uncharacterized protein LOC123557255: MLRSVRFKNFVHFKEEQFLDFQGAGPFIFIGENGAGKSSVLEGIRRCLKTELSTSVSSSFENDKLSYFICIYETDRIKKGNDAGSLTKKNDADPLKKKNETNPLEKETDTDQLKKEKDTDPLKKDYETAPLTKENETGPFMKENETDPLMKKNEIDPLMKKKKTDPLMKEEETDPFIKKYETDSLMKENETDPSLKENETNPLMKENGTDPSLKENETNPLMKENGTDPSKTEYVICGFVVIPDGIAVDYMASSHISVTEGTENISNKNVIKESKDGNEALLTKLDKEIESERSETGIYNINENTVNGLTYPESSKSLENVSLRKHRTYYKFSMYYPERNEPMQKHLLRVNTANRRLHVHAVKTLDLNENVDFKQKFIDAIFKNTQNIDEYVEPFLLTELNPAKLEVSIEESENEDGPLDLLTNRIVFTFPLRSIGPLQWSESERIRHDKREENYAEAEKRCEIIKSFLKDRNQTRFDRTREHQIFNALTKSDAYVFDLSDDSSDSDSHLRLNGEMFALLKAPEGILEAKAFSILMSGKQYKTIILEEPDRGMHPQLIERMVHLIKQCQSDKRVILTTHNTAFISPWSLSDCFVFRRTNKECCIVPGKAITKDTKKPKKDRIFMKKLRLLTSDHLSDILFAKKVLFCEGDSDFLFLTELKHQILSGEAKQIHIFKGDIFDYTKLEDSLIELTIIKMNSKDNTGMCQTVSKIIKLDAIFLLDKATGERKEKHKDEKNVFFWEDGDIEDMIIEMCKCNDNLITELSGQNVTVNPKKLHKTKNPNEKLFLRDDVTIANVRTAV; encoded by the coding sequence ATGTTAAGAAGTGTTCGTTTCAAGAATTTCGTTCACTTCAAAGAAGAACAGTTTCTGGACTTTCAGGGTGCCGGTCCTTTCATTTTCATCGGCGAAAATGGCGCAGGAAAGAGTTCTGTTTTGGAGGGAATACGACGGTGCTTAAAGACAGAGTTAAGTACTTCAGTCTCGTCATCATTTGAGAATGACAAGTTATCgtattttatatgcatttatgAGACTGACCGGATAAAGAAAGGGAATGATGCTGGATCGTTAACGAAAAAGAATGACGCTGACCCGTTAAAGAAAAAGAATGAAACTAATCCACTAGAGAAGGAGACTGACACTGACCAGTTAAAGAAGGAGAAAGACACTGATCCGTTAAAGAAAGATTATGAGACGGCTCCGTTAACAAAAGAGAATGAGACTGGCCCGTTTATGAAAGAGAATGAGACTGACCCATTAATGAAAAAGAATGAGATCGATCCTTtaatgaagaagaagaagacggACCCATTAATGAAAGAGGAAGAGACTGACCCATTTATCAAAAAGTATGAGACTGACTCGTTAATGAAAGAGAACGAGACTGACCCATCACTGAAAGAGAATGAGACTAACCCGTTAATGAAAGAGAATGGGACTGACCCGTCACTGAAAGAGAATGAGACTAACCCGTTAATGAAAGAGAATGGGACTGACCCGTCAAAAACAGAGTATGTCATATGCGGGTTTGTTGTTATTCCAGATGGAATAGCAGTAGATTATATGGCCTCTTCACACATTTCTGTTACAGAAGGTACCGAAAATATTTCCAATAAAAACGTGATTAAAGAAAGTAAAGACGGGAACGAAGCTTTACTTACAAAGCTGGACAAAGAGATAGAAAGTGAAAGGTCTGAGACCggaatatataatataaatgaaaatactgtCAACGGACTAACATATCCCGAAAGTTCAAAGTCTTTAGAAAATGTGAGTCTGAGAAAACATAGGACATACTACAAATTTTCTATGTACTATCCCGAAAGGAATGAGCCCATGCAAAAACATCTTCTCCGTGTAAATACAGCTAATCGTCGCTTACATGTACATGCCGTCAAAACACTGGATTTGAATGAAAACGTCGACTTTAAGCAGAAGTTCATAGACGCTATcttcaaaaatacacaaaatatcgATGAATATGTCGAGCCATTTTTGCTAACAGAACTAAACCCCGCAAAGCTTGAAGTAAGTATCGAGGAGTCTGAAAACGAAGATGGCCCATTAGACTTATTAACAAACAGGATTGTATTTACGTTTCCTCTCCGTTCAATTGGTCCATTACAGTGGTCAGAAAGTGAGCGCATTAGACACGATAAACGAGAAGAAAACTACGCTGAAGCAGAGAAAAGATGTGAAATTATTAAAAGCTTTCTGAAGGATAGGAACCAAACACGATTTGATAGAACCAGGGAGCatcaaatattcaatgcattAACAAAGTCTGATGCGTACGTTTTTGATCTGAGTGATGACAGCAGTGACAGTGACAGTCACTTGCGTTTGAATGGTGAAATGTTCGCCTTGCTGAAAGCCCCTGAAGGCATTTTAGAGGCAAAGGCCTTTTCCATTCTTATGTCTGGTAAACAGTACAAAACAATAATTCTTGAAGAGCCTGACAGAGGAATGCATCCCCAATTGATTGAAAGAATGGTGCACTTGATTAAACAATGTCAAAGCGATAAACGTGTTATTCTTACAACGCACAATACGGCATTCATCTCGCCATGGTCTTTATCAGACTGTTTCGTTTTTAGGCGGACTAACAAAGAGTGTTGTATAGTTCCTGGAAAGGCTATTACTAAGGACACCAAAAAGCCTAAAAAAGAcaggatctttatgaaaaagtTAAGACTTCTCACATCTGATCACTTATCAGATATATTATTTGCAAAAAAAGTCCTGTTTTGTGAAGGAGATTCAGATTTTCTATTCCTAACTGAACTAAAACATCAAATTCTGTCCGGGGAAGCCAAACAAATACACATTTTCAAAGGGGATATATTTGACTACACGAAACTTGAAGACTCTCTTATTGAACTCACAATCATAAAAATGAATAGCAAAGACAATACTGGAATGTGTCAAACAGTTAGTAAGATAATAAAACTAGATGCAATTTTTCTCCTCGACAAAGCGACtggagaaagaaaagaaaaacacaaagaCGAAAAGAACGTTTTCTTTTGGGAAGACGGTGATATAGAAGACATGATAATTGAAATGTGTAAGTGCAATGACAATTTAATAACCGAACTTAGTGGTCAAAATGTTACTGTAAATCCTAAAAAATTGCACAAGACGAAGAATCCAAACGAAAAACTGTTTCTGCGAGATGACGTTACAATAGCAAACGTAAGAACAGCGGTTTAA